From one Dermacentor silvarum isolate Dsil-2018 chromosome 3, BIME_Dsil_1.4, whole genome shotgun sequence genomic stretch:
- the LOC119446845 gene encoding lethal(2)neighbour of tid protein isoform X2, producing the protein MAPPRSAGKRSQHHRKNFVLSRHLRTTYNCIMNDLRNFSLCQFVNDPGIVYLVVPFLLIVEFVVNVTVISKVPYTEIDWKAYMQEVEGVLNGTYDYAHLKGDTGPLVYPAGFVYIFMALYYITDHGTNIALAQYLYAGLYLFTLCLVFSLYNKTCKVPPYTLVLMCATSYRIHSIYVLRLFNDPVAMALLYASLSFLIRRRWVLGCILFSLAVSVKMNVLLFAPALFLVLLSTRGLVKTCLLIGLCGLIQLVLALPFLLANPVSYMMGSFNLGRVFLYKWTVNWRFLPEELFVDRMFHLVLLALHLVAILCFLPKWMRYLKLTEWTTNKGKVLVMFPDQMLLPLFTCNFIGMAFSRSLHYQFYVWYYHTIPYLLWSTSLTAMTRLMLWGMLELAWNTFPSTSWSSGLLHLSHFVLLVSLWKDWPTEPSVPPSVSKNK; encoded by the exons ATGGCGCCTCCGCGCAGTGCTGGAAAAAGGAGCCAACATCAccggaagaatttcgttctttcTAGGCACCTGCGAACCACGTACAACTGCATCATGAACGATCTGCGAAATTTCAGCCTGTGCCAGTTCGTCAACGATCCGGGAATTGTCTACTTAGTTGTGCCGTTTCTCCTAATTGTCGAATTCGTTGTGAACGTGACAGTTATCAGCAAGGTACCTT ACACTGAAATTGACTGGAAAGCTTATATGCAAGAAGTGGAAGGAGTGCTAAACGGCACTTACGACTATGCTCATCTTAAAGGGGACACTGGACCACTTGT GTACCCTGCCGGGTTTGTGTACATCTTCATGGCTCTGTACTACATCACTGACCACGGGACGAACATTGCTCTTGCCCAGTACCTGTATGCTGGGCTCTACCTCTTCACCCTGTGCCTCGTGTTCAGCTTGTACAACAAGACTTGCAAG GTGCCTCCGTACACACTGGTCCTCATGTGTGCCACCTCGTACCGCATTCACTCCATCTATGTGCTACGGCTGTTCAATGACCCTGTTGCCATGGCCCTGCTGTATGCCTCTCTCAGCTTCCTCATCAGGCGGCGCTGGGTGCTGGGCTGCATCCTGTTCAG CCTGGCTGTCTCAGTGAAGATGAACGTCCTGCTGTTTGCGCCAGCATTGTTTCTTGTCCTGCTGTCTACTCGAGGCCTTGTCAAGACATGCCTGCTGATTGGCCTGTGTGGCCTCATTCAG CTGGTCCTAGCTCTGCCATTCCTGCTAGCCAACCCGGTCTCATACATGATGGGGTCATTCAACTTGGGTCGGGTGTTCCTCTACAAGTGGACGGTCAACTGGAGGTTCCTGCCAGAAGAGCTGTTTGTGGACCGCATGTTTCACTTGGTACTCCTGGCTCTTCACCTTGTTGCCATTCTTTGCTTTCTGCCAAAGTGGATGAG GTACCTGAAGCTCACTGAATGGACCACGAACAAGGGAAAAGTGCTGGTTATGTTCCCAGATC AAATGCTGCTGCCACTGTTTACCTGCAACTTTATAGGAATGGCCTTTAGTCGGTCACTGCACTACCAGTTCTATGTCTGGTACTACCACACCATTCCCTATCTCTTGTGGTCCACAAGCCTCACAGCCATGACACGCCTTATGCTGTGGGGCATGTTGGAGCTTGCCTGGAACACCTTTCCTTCCACTAGCTGGAGCAGCGGCCTGCTCCACTTGTCACACTTTGTTCTTCTAGTCAGCCTCTGGAAGGATTGGCCGACAGAGCCGTCTGTGCCGCCGTCAGTATCCAAGAATAAATAA
- the LOC119446845 gene encoding lethal(2)neighbour of tid protein isoform X1 has product MAPPRSAGKRSQHHRKNFVLSRHLRTTYNCIMNDLRNFSLCQFVNDPGIVYLVVPFLLIVEFVVNVTVISKVPYTEIDWKAYMQEVEGVLNGTYDYAHLKGDTGPLVYPAGFVYIFMALYYITDHGTNIALAQYLYAGLYLFTLCLVFSLYNKTCKQVPPYTLVLMCATSYRIHSIYVLRLFNDPVAMALLYASLSFLIRRRWVLGCILFSLAVSVKMNVLLFAPALFLVLLSTRGLVKTCLLIGLCGLIQLVLALPFLLANPVSYMMGSFNLGRVFLYKWTVNWRFLPEELFVDRMFHLVLLALHLVAILCFLPKWMRYLKLTEWTTNKGKVLVMFPDQMLLPLFTCNFIGMAFSRSLHYQFYVWYYHTIPYLLWSTSLTAMTRLMLWGMLELAWNTFPSTSWSSGLLHLSHFVLLVSLWKDWPTEPSVPPSVSKNK; this is encoded by the exons ATGGCGCCTCCGCGCAGTGCTGGAAAAAGGAGCCAACATCAccggaagaatttcgttctttcTAGGCACCTGCGAACCACGTACAACTGCATCATGAACGATCTGCGAAATTTCAGCCTGTGCCAGTTCGTCAACGATCCGGGAATTGTCTACTTAGTTGTGCCGTTTCTCCTAATTGTCGAATTCGTTGTGAACGTGACAGTTATCAGCAAGGTACCTT ACACTGAAATTGACTGGAAAGCTTATATGCAAGAAGTGGAAGGAGTGCTAAACGGCACTTACGACTATGCTCATCTTAAAGGGGACACTGGACCACTTGT GTACCCTGCCGGGTTTGTGTACATCTTCATGGCTCTGTACTACATCACTGACCACGGGACGAACATTGCTCTTGCCCAGTACCTGTATGCTGGGCTCTACCTCTTCACCCTGTGCCTCGTGTTCAGCTTGTACAACAAGACTTGCAA GCAGGTGCCTCCGTACACACTGGTCCTCATGTGTGCCACCTCGTACCGCATTCACTCCATCTATGTGCTACGGCTGTTCAATGACCCTGTTGCCATGGCCCTGCTGTATGCCTCTCTCAGCTTCCTCATCAGGCGGCGCTGGGTGCTGGGCTGCATCCTGTTCAG CCTGGCTGTCTCAGTGAAGATGAACGTCCTGCTGTTTGCGCCAGCATTGTTTCTTGTCCTGCTGTCTACTCGAGGCCTTGTCAAGACATGCCTGCTGATTGGCCTGTGTGGCCTCATTCAG CTGGTCCTAGCTCTGCCATTCCTGCTAGCCAACCCGGTCTCATACATGATGGGGTCATTCAACTTGGGTCGGGTGTTCCTCTACAAGTGGACGGTCAACTGGAGGTTCCTGCCAGAAGAGCTGTTTGTGGACCGCATGTTTCACTTGGTACTCCTGGCTCTTCACCTTGTTGCCATTCTTTGCTTTCTGCCAAAGTGGATGAG GTACCTGAAGCTCACTGAATGGACCACGAACAAGGGAAAAGTGCTGGTTATGTTCCCAGATC AAATGCTGCTGCCACTGTTTACCTGCAACTTTATAGGAATGGCCTTTAGTCGGTCACTGCACTACCAGTTCTATGTCTGGTACTACCACACCATTCCCTATCTCTTGTGGTCCACAAGCCTCACAGCCATGACACGCCTTATGCTGTGGGGCATGTTGGAGCTTGCCTGGAACACCTTTCCTTCCACTAGCTGGAGCAGCGGCCTGCTCCACTTGTCACACTTTGTTCTTCTAGTCAGCCTCTGGAAGGATTGGCCGACAGAGCCGTCTGTGCCGCCGTCAGTATCCAAGAATAAATAA